TAAGATGCAGGATTTCCTCTCGTTGTGCTGATTGTTCATGTCCGTACAAATCCCATTCGGGGAGGCGCATGTGAAATTGCTCAAGCAGGCTGCCGTTGCCACACCCCACATCAAGCATTTGTCCTTTCTCCGGTAGGGAAAGCGTAGGGATAAGTTGGTCCAGCAGGACTCCGCTGCGGGGCTTGCCTGTACCGCTGTCATCGAAAACGAGTGGCTCACTCCCATCGCTTAGGGGGTACATTTCGTAGCCGGAGTATATTTTGTTGATGTCTTGGAACCATTGCAGGGAAAGTCTTTTTTGGGCGTGTCCGCAATCGGTGCAAAGCAGGAACTCTCCCGCTCGCGGCCATGGTTTGCAGTCTGAAGTAATACCGGGGAAGTCATTGAATTCAGCAAAGCTATGCAGATTGCTGCTTCCGCAAAGCAGGCAGCAGGGGCGCAGAAGTTTTTCAATAAGTCTGTCAGGTGCGGGAAATTTGAATTGGATGAATTCTTCCGTTGCGCTTGAATCAAGACCGCAATGCGTCGGGCAGTAATCCAGAAATTCTTTGCAGCTGGCAGGCTTGATCAAATTGCTGTCGAAGCCTGATAATTCACAAAGTTTTTGGGCAAATTCAAGATAGCTGATCTCTTGCGGACCGGAACAATGGAAGACTCCACTGCCGCCGTTCTCCATTATCCGACAGCAGGCACGGGCCGCATCTTCAAACAGGACCGGAGCAATAGTCAGGTCTCTGAACGGGGTAATTTCATTTCCCGCTGCAAGATCGTTCAGCCAGCCGGAAATAAGCGGAGTGTCCCGTTCCAGAATCTTGGTCAGCCGCACGATGGCTGTCTGTTCAGGATAATTGAGCAGGAATCTTTCCACTTCTGTTTTTTGGCGGCCGTATTCTGTGACTGGACAGGTGGGAGCCTTAGCTGTGGGATAAGGGGCATCACCATCAAAAACCGCAGTGCTGGAGGGAAATAATATTTTTGTACCCCGTTCCAGAAGAGTGCGGCAGAGCTTAATTGTTTGGTCTACGTTAACTCTGCGGGATTCTGGATTGTCTGCGCATTCTTTGTATCCTGAAATCCCGGCAGCTATGAACGCCCAGTCGGTTTTTTGGAGATTAGTGAACTCTTGTTCATTTTTAAAATCAAAATGAATAAGTTGCTGATCTTTTCGCGAAGTCTGGAATAGTTCATGCCCGGATTCTTGGGCCTGCCATGCAATGGCATTTCCGAGCGAGCCGTCACCTATAACCAAAATTTTCATTACGCTCCGCCTTAATTAAACAAAGGGCAGGTGGTCGGGGTTGGCATTCAGGTAGTCGTGAATAAGCATATTCTTACCATTGGAAACGCAGTGATGGTTGCAATGCTTGGACGGGTTGATCTTGAAGAACTTATCCCGGTTATTGAACCAGAAATCCTTGAAGCGCACATCCTTGATGGACCCCAGTTCTC
This DNA window, taken from Marinifilum sp. JC120, encodes the following:
- a CDS encoding methyltransferase domain-containing protein — protein: MKILVIGDGSLGNAIAWQAQESGHELFQTSRKDQQLIHFDFKNEQEFTNLQKTDWAFIAAGISGYKECADNPESRRVNVDQTIKLCRTLLERGTKILFPSSTAVFDGDAPYPTAKAPTCPVTEYGRQKTEVERFLLNYPEQTAIVRLTKILERDTPLISGWLNDLAAGNEITPFRDLTIAPVLFEDAARACCRIMENGGSGVFHCSGPQEISYLEFAQKLCELSGFDSNLIKPASCKEFLDYCPTHCGLDSSATEEFIQFKFPAPDRLIEKLLRPCCLLCGSSNLHSFAEFNDFPGITSDCKPWPRAGEFLLCTDCGHAQKRLSLQWFQDINKIYSGYEMYPLSDGSEPLVFDDSGTGKPRSGVLLDQLIPTLSLPEKGQMLDVGCGNGSLLEQFHMRLPEWDLYGHEQSAQREEILHLTGVKGFYSGKLNQIDRKFDLITMTYVIEHLTDPLGTFKQLAGLLRDGGQIMVHTSSFEDNPFDLMVCDHCSHFTPDTLEFLAVQSGLEVIKRTDPWLAKEIGFTARKGVTNQPSVQIEKNLQRMNSSLDWLNQLHRKAKQACAKQKVGIFGTAVAGTWLAASLDEVSFFVDEDPSKQGQTHMNIPIIGPESIPQGAAVIMGFNKELGTRIAQRINGCYPQINFIIPD